The stretch of DNA GGTTCCCTGGGTGTCTGTGGCAGCGAGCGTACGTCTTCGGCGACCGCCCGGAGGCGGGAAGCCGACGCTTGTGCCAAGACCGGGACAAGAGAGGTTGTACCAGGAGTCCGCCCTTGGTGATCTTCCGGGTCTCCGGTGCGTGATCTTCCGGGTCTCCGGTGCGTGATCTCCCGGTCTCCGGTGTCACGCGTCACGCGGAGAGCGGCACCGCCTCGTCGTCCACCGCCGCCGTCACGTCCGGGAAGACCTCGAAGAGCCGGCGTACGCCGAGGGCCGCGAGGACGCGGTTCACGTGGGAGCCGTCCTCGGCGCCCTGCGCGGGCAGTATCAGGCGCAGGCGGCCCTGGCAGGAGCGGAAGAGGCGGCGCGTGGCGATCAGTACGCCGACGCCGCTGGAATCGCAGAACAGCACGTCGGAGAGGTCGAGGACAAGGCTGCGCCGGCCGTCGGCCACGGCGTCGTGCACGCGCTGGCGCACGACAGGCGAGGTCACCAGGTCCATCTCGCCGGACACCCGCAGCACGGCCCAGCCGTCCTGCTCGTCCACGGCCACCTGCAGCGTCACTCGCACGCCTCTCGCTCGCTGATACCGCTCGCTCGTAGCTCGCCGATGCGGAAGCCTTCCCTACGCTTCCTACGTCGCGGCTGCCCCGGCTGTTCTCCATGAAACACCAGTGAGGCCGCTCCCTATCATCCGAGGCCGGGCGCAAGCGCACTTTGCCTTAAAGGGAGTGCGTTGTCGGCGGTGGCGACTACATTCGATGGAGGGTTTCGGGACGAGCTTCGGGACGAGCAGGGAACGGCACGCAAGGAACGGCACGCGCAGAGGGGGCCGCATGGCGAAGGACGCGCCGCGCCGCTGGGACCGCCGCATGCAGCAGCGACTGGCGCACGGGGAGGCGGCCGCGCTCGGCGAGCTGTACGACCGCTTCGCCTCGCTCGTGCACGGCCTCGCCCACCGGGTGCTCGGCGACGAGGAAGCCGCCGACCGGATCACCCGCGAGGTCTTCGCCCACGTCTGGGAGAACCCCGACGCGTACGACCCCAAGCAGGGCCCCCTGCGCTCCTGGGTCGCCACGCTCACCCACCAGCGGGCCGTCCGGCGCCTTCGCCAGACCGAGTCCGCCGCCCTGGCCCGCGGCGGCGAGGGCACCACGGAGGACCTGGAGCGCAAGGTCCGCCGTGCGTCGGCCGCCGCCCGCGCGGACTACATCGTCACGGCCATGCCCGCCCCGCTGCGCGCCGCCCTGGAGCTCGCGTACTTCCAGCGGCGCGACTACCGCCAGACGGCGGCCGACCTCGGCGTGACGGAGGACGAGGCGCGGCGCCGTCTCCGCCTCGGCCTGCAGCTGCTCTCCACCGCGAACGACGCGGCGGGACCGGCGGAGCCGCACCCTTCCCCGGACGCACGTCCCGGTTACGGGAGAGCGCTGTGAACGGGCCCGGCCGGCAGGAACCGTTCGAGAAAGAACCGGACCGTCCCGAGAACGGCGACGGCGCGGGAGACCGGGACGGGCAGGGAGACGGGGCCGCCCGTCGGCCGCCTCGCATACCGCTGCCCCGCAGCTCCATAGAGGACACCGGAAACCCCTTGCCCGACCCTCCGCTCGCCCTCGACCACCGCGTCCTGAAGTCCCTGCTCGGGGCGTGGGCGCTCGCCGCCTGCTCGGTCGAGGAAGCCATGGCCGTCGAGGAGCACCTGGGCCACTGCGGCCCCTGCGCGGAAGAGGCGCTGCGGCTGCGCGACGCGGTGGGCCTGCTGCATCAGGAGGAGAGCCTGGACCTCGACCCGGGCCTGCGCAACCGCGTCATCGAGAGCTGCCTCGGGCGGCGCCCGCCCCGTATCCCGGTGCCCGAGTGGGCCGTTCCGTACGACGCCGAGACCGCGCGGCTCGACGCGCTCCTGCGGGACATCGGCGACTCGGAGTGGCACGCTCCGGTGCGTCTCCGATGGTTCGAGGAGGACAATCCGGTCAGCCGCAAGACGACGGTGGCCGGGGTCATCGCGCACCTCCTCGCCGTCGACGGCCTGGTCGCGCTCGCCCTCGGCCTCGACGACCCGCTCGGCAGGGAGGCGCAGCCGCAGTCCGACCCGAGCCACCGCACCGAGGCGTACTGGCGCGCTTCGTACTTCCCACCCACGCGCGCGGTGCGCGGCCCCTGGCGCGAGCAGACCCACGAGCTGATCCGCACGGTGTCCTTCACGGCGGGCGGCACGCACGGCTCCGGCTCGGGCTCCGGCGGCCTCACCGTTCCCTACAGCGCCCCGGACGAGACGGGCCGCCGCGTCGAGCTGCCGCTGCGGGACTCGATGCTCGACCGCGCCTTCGAGTGCTGGATCCACGCGGGCGACATCGCGGACGCGGTGGACTATCCCTACGAACCGCCGTCCCCGCGCCATCTGCACCGCATGATCGACCTCGCGGCCCGGCTGCTCCCGGGCACGCTCGCCGACCGCCGCCGCGCGGGGCTCGCCGCCCCGGCGCACGGCCTGGTGGCCGCGGGCGCCCCGGGCCGGAGCCTGCGCCTGGAGGTCGAGGGCATGGGCGGCGGCGAGTGGTTCATCCCGCTCGACTCCCCCGGCGCCAGCGCGTCGGCGGACCGTGAGGTGGCGCATGTCGCACTCGACGGCGTCGAGTTCTGCCGCCTGGCCGCGGGCCACGTGTCTCCGGAGGAGGCGGCAGCGGGGCAGGTCGGCGACCGCGAGGCGATCAGGGACGTGCTGTTCGCGGCGGCGTCACTGAGCCGGATGTGAGCTGACGCCCCGGGCCCGCCTCAGGCGAAGACGACCGTCCGGCGCCCGTTCAGCAGGATCCTGCGCTCGGCATGCCACTTCACGGCACGGGCCAGCGCCTGGCATTCGACGTCCCGGCCGATCGCGACCAGCTGGTTCGGCGTGACGTCGTGGCCGACCCGCTCGACCTCCTGCTCGATGATCGGCCCCTCGTCGAGGTCCGCCGTCACATAGTGCGCGGTGGCACCGATCAGCTTCACACCGCGCGCGTGCGCCTGGTGGTACGGCTTCGCGCCCTTGAAGCTCGGCAGGAAGGAGTGGTGGATGTTGATGATGCGGCCGCTGAGCTGCTTGCAGAGATCGTCCGACAGCACCTGCATATAGCGGGCGAGGACGACGAGCTCCACGTTCTCCGCGCGCACCAGCTCCAGGAACTGCGCCTCGGCCTGCGCCTTGTTGTCCTTCGTCACCGGGATGTGGTGGAAGGGGATGTCGTACGAGGCGACCAGCTCGGCGAAGTCCGTGTGGTTGGAGACGACCGCCGCGATCTCGACCGGCAGCGCGCCGATCCGCGAGCGGAACAGCAGGTCGTTCAGGCAGTGCCCGAACTTCGACACGAGAAGGACGACGCGCATCTTGTCGTCGGCGCGGTGCAGCTGCCAGTCCATGTGGAAGGAGTCACCGATCGCCGCGAAGCTCGCCCGCAGCTTCTCCACCGTCACCGGCGGCTCCGCGGAGAAGTGGACGCGCATGAAGAAGAGACCGGTGTCGTGGTCGCCGAACTGCTGGCTGTCCTCGATGTTGCAGCCGGTCATGAAGAGATAACTCGACACGGCGTGCACGATGCCCTGCTTGTCCGGGCAGGAGAGGGTGAGGACGTACTGCTCAGCGGGGGCGGGGACCTTCTCGTTCATGCGCCCAAGGTTCCCACAACCGGGGCACCCCAGGGGACCACGGCTGTTCCCCCCGGTCCTGCGACTAGCCCGCCGACCGGGTCATGATCCGCAGCACGTCAAGCGTCCGCGGCGGTACGTCCGGTTCCTCCCCGTCACTGACGGAGAGCCGCACATGTGCCTCCCGCGCCGCACGGACCGCCTCCGGCCACCCCGGGTGGTCCAGATAGGCGGAGACCAACGCGTCGGGCCCGACCTCGTGCATGATCCGCAGCACCCGCAGCACCGCCGCGTCGACCAGGGCCGCCTCCTCCGCGTCACGGAAGATCGTCCCGACGTACTTCTCGGCGGACCAGTTGTCGAGCCACGTGTCCTCGACGAGCCGGTACACGGCGTCGGTCACGTCCCCGTACTCCTCGCGCCCGGCGAGCCAGCACTCACGCTGGAACCCCGGGTCGGAGAGCATGTGCAGCGCCGAGCGCACGTTGCTGCGCCAGCGCCACCACGGCATGTCGTTCGTTGGCATGCCGCCCATGGTGCTTGAGCGACGGCCACGACGGGAAGAGTTCTCCGAACCTTGCACGGTCATCGATCGTACGTTCCCCCTTCGCGCAGCCGAACCGGCCCCTGCCATTCACCTTCTTGTCACCATGCGTTGAGAGCACGTCACTCCATGGTTGGCGCTGTGGCGGAATCGTGCATGACCATGCCCGTCTCGCGACGCACCGTGCTCCCCCGCCTCCCCCACCGCCGCCCCCGCCCCTCGAAACCCGCAGCGCTCACCGCGGCCGCCCTGGTCGTGGCGTGTGCGTCCCTGACCACCGCGTGCGGGGTCGTCCCTGGCTCCTCGGGGGGATCCAGGGAAGACCCCGTGACCGTCATGACCTGGGCCCCCGAGAAGACCAAGGCGACGAA from Streptomyces sp. BA2 encodes:
- a CDS encoding SCO4402 family protein produces the protein MTVQGSENSSRRGRRSSTMGGMPTNDMPWWRWRSNVRSALHMLSDPGFQRECWLAGREEYGDVTDAVYRLVEDTWLDNWSAEKYVGTIFRDAEEAALVDAAVLRVLRIMHEVGPDALVSAYLDHPGWPEAVRAAREAHVRLSVSDGEEPDVPPRTLDVLRIMTRSAG
- a CDS encoding sigma-70 family RNA polymerase sigma factor, with protein sequence MAKDAPRRWDRRMQQRLAHGEAAALGELYDRFASLVHGLAHRVLGDEEAADRITREVFAHVWENPDAYDPKQGPLRSWVATLTHQRAVRRLRQTESAALARGGEGTTEDLERKVRRASAAARADYIVTAMPAPLRAALELAYFQRRDYRQTAADLGVTEDEARRRLRLGLQLLSTANDAAGPAEPHPSPDARPGYGRAL
- the purU gene encoding formyltetrahydrofolate deformylase translates to MNEKVPAPAEQYVLTLSCPDKQGIVHAVSSYLFMTGCNIEDSQQFGDHDTGLFFMRVHFSAEPPVTVEKLRASFAAIGDSFHMDWQLHRADDKMRVVLLVSKFGHCLNDLLFRSRIGALPVEIAAVVSNHTDFAELVASYDIPFHHIPVTKDNKAQAEAQFLELVRAENVELVVLARYMQVLSDDLCKQLSGRIINIHHSFLPSFKGAKPYHQAHARGVKLIGATAHYVTADLDEGPIIEQEVERVGHDVTPNQLVAIGRDVECQALARAVKWHAERRILLNGRRTVVFA
- a CDS encoding zf-HC2 domain-containing protein, producing MNGPGRQEPFEKEPDRPENGDGAGDRDGQGDGAARRPPRIPLPRSSIEDTGNPLPDPPLALDHRVLKSLLGAWALAACSVEEAMAVEEHLGHCGPCAEEALRLRDAVGLLHQEESLDLDPGLRNRVIESCLGRRPPRIPVPEWAVPYDAETARLDALLRDIGDSEWHAPVRLRWFEEDNPVSRKTTVAGVIAHLLAVDGLVALALGLDDPLGREAQPQSDPSHRTEAYWRASYFPPTRAVRGPWREQTHELIRTVSFTAGGTHGSGSGSGGLTVPYSAPDETGRRVELPLRDSMLDRAFECWIHAGDIADAVDYPYEPPSPRHLHRMIDLAARLLPGTLADRRRAGLAAPAHGLVAAGAPGRSLRLEVEGMGGGEWFIPLDSPGASASADREVAHVALDGVEFCRLAAGHVSPEEAAAGQVGDREAIRDVLFAAASLSRM
- a CDS encoding anti-sigma factor antagonist → MTLQVAVDEQDGWAVLRVSGEMDLVTSPVVRQRVHDAVADGRRSLVLDLSDVLFCDSSGVGVLIATRRLFRSCQGRLRLILPAQGAEDGSHVNRVLAALGVRRLFEVFPDVTAAVDDEAVPLSA